One genomic window of Solanum dulcamara chromosome 10, daSolDulc1.2, whole genome shotgun sequence includes the following:
- the LOC129871559 gene encoding probable protein kinase At2g41970, which produces MMCCGGVEEDSYISGPPANQNTAPPRAGNPYGGSERGEPRSAAKSGAPQKVLPIEVPEMSLVELNRLTGNFGKKALIGEGSYGRVFGAKLSNGQQAAIKKLDSSSSAEPDSDFTAQLSMVSRLKHEHFVTLLGCCLAANNRILIYEFASMGSLHDVLHGRKGVQGAEPGPVLTWNQRVKIAYGAARGLEYLHEKVQPPIKHRDVRSSNVLLFDDFSAKIADFNLTNQCSDTAARLHSTRVLGTFGYHAPEYAMTGQITQKSDVYSFGVVLLELLTGRKPVDHTMPKGQQSLVTWATPRLSEDKVKQCVDPKLNNEYPPKAIAKMAAVAALCVQYEADFRPNMTIVVKALQPLLNAKPAGTEPHA; this is translated from the exons ATGATGTGCTGTGGAGGTGTAGAAGAAGACAGTTATATCAGCGGTCCACCGGCTAATCAAAATACCGCGCCTCCGAGAGCCGGCAATCCCTATGGTG GTAGTGAAAGAGGAGAGCCAAGGAGTGCTGCTAAGAGTGGAGCTCCTCAGAAAGTTTTACCTATTGAGGTACCAGAAATGTCCTTGGTTGAGCTAAATAGACTTACTGGCAACTTTGGAAAGAAAGCTCTGATTGGAGAGGGATCTTATGGCCGCGTTTTTGGTGCTAAATTAAGCAATGGACAACAAGCAGCAATAAAGAAATTGGATTCTAGTTCTTCAGCAGAACCAGATTCTGACTTTACAGCCCAG TTATCAATGGTTTCAAGACTTAAGCATGAGCATTTTGTGACTCTGTTGGGTTGTTGCCTGGCAGCAAACAATCGGATCTTGATTTATGAGTTTGCATCTATGGGCTCGCTGCATGATGTATTACATG GTAGAAAAGGAGTACAAGGTGCTGAGCCTGGTCCAGTTCTTACCTGGAATCAGAGAGTTAAAATTGCTTATGGTGCAGCTAGAGGTCTCGAATATCTACACGAAAAAGTTCAACCCCCAATTAAACATCGTGATGTCAGATCCAGCAACGTACTACTCTTTGATGATTTTTCTGCAAAGATTGCTGATTTCAACTTGACAAACCAATGTTCGGACACAGCAGCTCGTCTGCATTCCACTAGAGTACTCGGGACATTTGGCTACCATGCTCCAGA GTATGCCATGACAGGACAGATAACACAGAAAAGTGATGTTTATAGTTTCGGAGTCGTTCTTTTAGAACTCTTGACAGGAAGGAAGCCAGTAGATCATACAATGCCCAAAGGGCAACAGAGTCTTGTCACATGG GCAACTCCACGACTTAGTGAAGATAAAGTAAAGCAGTGCGTGGATCCTAAGCTAAATAACGAGTACCCTCCAAAGGCAATTGCTAAG ATGGCAGCTGTTGCAGCACTTTGTGTTCAATACGAGGCAGATTTCCGCCCAAACATGACAATTGTCGTCAAGGCACTGCAACCACTACTCAATGCAAAACCAGCAGGAACAGAGCCGCACGCATAG